In Huiozyma naganishii CBS 8797 chromosome 5, complete genome, the genomic window TTATTGCCGTCACAACTAAACGCACAACACCAGTCCTTTCCGTCGCACAACGTGCTAGTTTTTCGTATCTCTCGTCACAGCTCAAGTCGCTGTTTGGACCTTTTGTTATGATATTTCGTATTTCACGTTCACCATTATTTGCTTTTTTACTGTCACCAGAAGTTTGTCCATTTCTTTCTGTAaggtttttttttaacaACTCGAAGAGCATGTCATCAGAATCACTAAATGAATCATTACTTTCTTCGGTATCTATTTTGGGTTGTATCAGTGGTGAGGATAGAAGCGATTTGATTTTTAGTGTATCAAATGAATTTTCAAGACAGCTGGCTTGAAGTTCATTCTTTTTAGGAGAAGATGGGTTCGGTTCttgttccaattgcaaGGCAGTGTTTTTACCTAGCTTTCGTATTTTTGATAAATCAGAATGTGTTGTCTTTACATCAAGAGATTCTTTCCTCTTAACGACTCCTGTGACAGTATTTTGTGTAGCTATTCTCAATATAGAATCATCGCCACTCTCATCAAATGGGTCTGAAGTGTCATTCATGTTTACAGTTGCTTTTGGTTCATTACCTTTGCCTGGGTCCTCGGAACTATTTTCCTGTCCAAAAGTGTTACTAGGTTGTGTCTTGTCAGTTTGTACGGGAGAAGATGGCAAATCATTAAACTTCAACTGATTTGTTTGCTTCTCCCTAGGATCGCACATCAAATGTTCTAAAATGTCATCGATTGCTCTTACTGAGCTCTTGTCGCCCGtgttttgattttcagAGCGTGTTTCTGACTTCAATACACCTGCTGCATTATTAAATTCTCCATCATTATTCGACTTTTCCCCACACTGCGTGTTCTCAAAGCGTAATATGCTCTTCCAACGACTAGCAATCATGGGAGTTGATGACGGATTTTTCAAGTTATCATCCATTTTATCAGAATCATCCGATGAATCAATGTGGCTTGGTGTTATCTTGTCCGAAGATAGTTTATCATCCGGTGTGTAGTTCCATACAACTTCCTCAGTGGGGGCATTGGCACCACTCAAACTAGGCTTGGGGGAACCGTCTTTCGGTATATTTCTTTTAGTAATTGGCACGGTATTTCTCTCGACTACCTTCAAAGGTCCCAGTTTTTCCCCGTTATCAGATTTCAAATTGTTGACGTTTTGCCTCTTAGCGGTATTCCGTACCTGTGATACAGATATTGATCTAAGAACGTTTGTTTCATCGGCGGGTTTTGTCTCTATGTTGTTCATAGGAGCGAATTGGTAtgacttcttcttcttcttcttctttggtatGGATAATACCGTACTGGGTGCACCATTTCCTGTGGCGTTCTTTCCCATGTTATTCTTAGAATCGATGTGCGATGAGGCTCCAGTTGCTTCaaatctctctcttttcctGTCACCTTCCCTCACCATAGTTTGCTTGATTTCAGCTGTGAAAAAATGGGTGTGGTGTTCTCCTACCTCCCTTCTACACAAACAGATAACGCGACCAATGCGGATCGTACCTGGTCCCCGAGGGATGCTGTCCTATATTTTGCATAACACCTATATGTTAACCTTTAAAAAGTGTaagaacttgaaagtggaaaaaaaattcgTATTATATTCTATTTCTATGCCGAATCAAGTATACTTCTACTCCAAGAAGTACTTAGTTATATAGGTGATTACTGGGCACTGTATGTTACATACATCGAATGGGACGTAGGGATTCATTAGGATTCAGGTCTACGAAATTCCTAAGAGGAAAACATGAGTTATACTTCTTAATTCGGTAATACCGAATGGTACGGTGTAAATTCTTGTGATTGTGCCTGTGTTTCGAATTATCACGATAATGAGGGGGAGTAGGCGATAGCAACTAATGTATCAGTGTTTCTGTACTTCCTCTGAACTCTTGCTACCAGCTTCGTCCCGccattcaaaaaagaaggtaAAAACATGAAGTTAGTAATGATTAGTTTTGTGATGAATAACACATAGGATAATTAACATACTTTTCTTACTTTGATAAAGCTATCTGAAATCAAAGTGTCatcctttttctcttcgCCTGTTGCAGGATCTTGCGGTTTCACATTCTCTATCCTTGGTCTTTTTTCCGGTGATTTTAGTGCAAATACAACATTGTTAAATAACCTATGCacatttttcaacatttgtACTTTCAACGCAAAAGCAGATGCTTCTTCGTAAATATTGGAATCTCGTAGGTCTCTCATTTCTGCCAGTTGTTCATTAATAGTGTGCAAAAAGTTGTGTATTTCGCTTTCGAAAGCACTGATATTAACAAAACTTCGATGCGTTTCCGCCAAGTACGGAGACGGTGAAGCTGGCCTGTTGTTTGGTACTTGACTAAGCACCGGGGCATGCAAATTTTCAATGGTGTCAGGGTCTGCGGTTTCTCGATCGCTGTCACTTAGCTCGACCTTGGATTTCGACAGCCAATTACTAACCTTTGGAATCGCATTACTCTGGATGGGCAACGGAACAGGAGAGACGGACTTACTGagtttctccttctgtTGATCCTTTACAGCAGATACAGTCTTCATAAACGTACTGATCTTGCTTTCTTGCGCACATTCTGTTTTGTCAGCTCTTGGCTCCTCCATTGGTTGCACACTCTCAGCATCAACATTCTTAGGCAACGGAGTATTTTGTATCGTCCTATCGCGCGTCGAAGATGGATTCTTCGGCAACGAAGTATTTTGCATCTTCTCATCATGTTTCGAAGATGAATTATTTGACGTTATTGTTTCGAAATATGGGGGTTTGAACCCTGGAGTCGGATCACTCTCGTCTTTACTCAATcccatttgaagaaaagatgtctgaagaaatttttctttaacTCCTGCCACTCTCAAGATCGTTTTATATCCATAGCCACATCGCATTAACAGGTAAATGCTATCTTGAACTGTGAATCTTATCGAATCATTATCTTCATGTACCGTTTGATATCTCTGTAGAGTATTCAGGAAACTGTCCGGAATGTCAGCATCGACAAGCAGGTCAACTTTCCAATTATTTTTAGAGTTTTTCTTCCGCTTTACAACTTGTATGGCATGCGTGGAGCTTTGGGGTGGTGTTACATTTTTGGCAGGATTCGAAAGTTTTGCAGatctttttgtttgttgcACAGATTTTTGACTGGCTATGTTTCGGCGCTTCTTCCC contains:
- the KNAG0E00660 gene encoding uncharacterized protein (ancestral locus Anc_5.74) yields the protein MTSKKGKKRRNIASQKSVQQTKRSAKLSNPAKNVTPPQSSTHAIQVVKRKKNSKNNWKVDLLVDADIPDSFLNTLQRYQTVHEDNDSIRFTVQDSIYLLMRCGYGYKTILRVAGVKEKFLQTSFLQMGLSKDESDPTPGFKPPYFETITSNNSSSKHDEKMQNTSLPKNPSSTRDRTIQNTPLPKNVDAESVQPMEEPRADKTECAQESKISTFMKTVSAVKDQQKEKLSKSVSPVPLPIQSNAIPKVSNWLSKSKVELSDSDRETADPDTIENLHAPVLSQVPNNRPASPSPYLAETHRSFVNISAFESEIHNFLHTINEQLAEMRDLRDSNIYEEASAFALKVQMLKNVHRLFNNVVFALKSPEKRPRIENVKPQDPATGEEKKDDTLISDSFIKVRKVC